One region of Cottoperca gobio chromosome 19, fCotGob3.1, whole genome shotgun sequence genomic DNA includes:
- the LOC115024556 gene encoding E3 ubiquitin-protein ligase MARCH7-like isoform X3: MFWDQKCAREKVGTEVKGEIPGMLPLSTLSQTMSPARKASKLQSPPCSSGENGSSEPGSLWNKGSVSCLQAISSATESMNADLAITSKSPLASRWNRERPSHYHNKHKSEHVKDGGLNGSTHGEMSEQTQSRDILRSNNKMKHLFSKTNIEEIRDCERPSSAETLDDFLGDTTPVPHLCIFDQMSSESEEEEEEEDELLASWQESRERTADKSSLASSGLSQSQHSLDSFRSTFSSLSDGHSLSSLLEQIRRLPPTASGQIDNLYVDVMMLLGDILEIQLQRYQEAQGGATAAHSNKDMACRPKQRLSEELPDEVDQCRVCHSGDSSPTNPLLSPCHCSGSVRFIHLDCLKKWIKSRIDFGLGPYTVRRCELCMWRLRLDPNTFDLDKYYKEQKEVDAVSFLLILREIAGGFSFRTLLAKAFLPARMTRSCPLTRVQIWSLLPYLIRMRLRRNRQRTRSAPESSDT; the protein is encoded by the exons ATGTTTTGG GATCAAAAGTGTGCTCGAGAGAAGGTAGGTACAGAGGTGAAAGGAGAGATTCCTGGCATGCTGCCTCTTTCAACACTATCACAGACTATGTCTCCTGCAAGGAAGGCTTCAAAG CTGCAGTCGCCCCCCTGCAGCTCTGGGGAAAATGGTTCGTCTGAGCCAGGGAGCTTGTGGAATAAAGGCTCGGTGTCCTGCCTTCAAGCTATCTCCAGTGCAACCGAAAGCATGAACGCAGACCTGGCAATAACTTCAAAGTCCCCCCTGGCATCCAGAT GGAACAGAGAACGCCCTTCACACTATCACAACAAGCACAAGTCGGAGCATGTGAAAGACGGAGGATTAAATGGATCCACCCATGGGGAGATGAGCGAGCAAACACAAAGCCGAGACATCCTGAGGAGCAATAACAAGATGAAACACCTTttcagcaaaacaaacattgagGAGATCAGAGACTGTGAGCGTCCCTCCAGTGCGGAGACTCTTGACGACTTCCTGGGAGATACCACCCCTGTGCCACATCTTTGCATATTTGATCAAATGTCCAGTGAatctgaagaggaggaggaggaagaagatgagtTATTAGCCTCTTGGCAGGAATCAAGAGAGAGGACAGCTGATAAGTCAAGCTTAGCCTCCTCTGGCCTCTCTCAGAGCCAACATTCCCTAGACTCATTCAGATCAACATTTTCATCTCTTAGTGATGGACACAGTCTCAGTTCTCTCCTAGAGCAAATTAGGCGACTGCCACCTACCGCTTCTGGTCAGATAGATAATCTGTACGTGGATGTTATGATGCTGTTAGGTGATATCTTAGAGATCCAGCTTCAAAGATATCAAGAAGCCCAGGGAGGGGCGACTGCTGCCCACAGCAACAAAGACATGGCATGCAGACCCAAACAAAG GTTATCAGAAGAGTTACCTGATGAGGTGGACCAGTGTCGGGTCTGCCACAGTGGCGACAGCTCACCAACCAACCCACTGTTATCACCGTGTCACTGTTCAGGGAGTGTGCGCTTCATTCACCTCGACTGCCTGAAGAAATGGATCAAGTCAAGGATCGATTTTG GATTAGGCCCCTACACTGTCAGAAGATGTGAACTTTGTATGTGGAGGCTGAGACTGGACCCGAATACATTTGACTTGGACAAGTAttacaaagaacagaaagag GTGGACGCCGTCTCTTTCCTATTAATTCTCCGAGAAATAGCTGGAGGGTTTTCCTTCAGGACTTTGCTCGCGAAAGCTTTTCTACCAGCGAGGATGACACGTTCCTGCCCACTCACCAGG GTGCAGATATGGTCACTGCTTCCCTACCTAATAAGGATGAGACTcagaagaaacagacagaggacGAGAAGCGCACCAGAGTCGTCTGACACTTGA
- the LOC115024556 gene encoding E3 ubiquitin-protein ligase MARCH7-like isoform X5 — protein MLPLSTLSQTMSPARKASKLQSPPCSSGENGSSEPGSLWNKGSVSCLQAISSATESMNADLAITSKSPLASRWNRERPSHYHNKHKSEHVKDGGLNGSTHGEMSEQTQSRDILRSNNKMKHLFSKTNIEEIRDCERPSSAETLDDFLGDTTPVPHLCIFDQMSSESEEEEEEEDELLASWQESRERTADKSSLASSGLSQSQHSLDSFRSTFSSLSDGHSLSSLLEQIRRLPPTASGQIDNLYVDVMMLLGDILEIQLQRYQEAQGGATAAHSNKDMACRPKQRLSEELPDEVDQCRVCHSGDSSPTNPLLSPCHCSGSVRFIHLDCLKKWIKSRIDFGLGPYTVRRCELCMWRLRLDPNTFDLDKYYKEQKEVDAVSFLLILREIAGGFSFRTLLAKAFLPARMTRSCPLTRVQIWSLLPYLIRMRLRRNRQRTRSAPESSDT, from the exons ATGCTGCCTCTTTCAACACTATCACAGACTATGTCTCCTGCAAGGAAGGCTTCAAAG CTGCAGTCGCCCCCCTGCAGCTCTGGGGAAAATGGTTCGTCTGAGCCAGGGAGCTTGTGGAATAAAGGCTCGGTGTCCTGCCTTCAAGCTATCTCCAGTGCAACCGAAAGCATGAACGCAGACCTGGCAATAACTTCAAAGTCCCCCCTGGCATCCAGAT GGAACAGAGAACGCCCTTCACACTATCACAACAAGCACAAGTCGGAGCATGTGAAAGACGGAGGATTAAATGGATCCACCCATGGGGAGATGAGCGAGCAAACACAAAGCCGAGACATCCTGAGGAGCAATAACAAGATGAAACACCTTttcagcaaaacaaacattgagGAGATCAGAGACTGTGAGCGTCCCTCCAGTGCGGAGACTCTTGACGACTTCCTGGGAGATACCACCCCTGTGCCACATCTTTGCATATTTGATCAAATGTCCAGTGAatctgaagaggaggaggaggaagaagatgagtTATTAGCCTCTTGGCAGGAATCAAGAGAGAGGACAGCTGATAAGTCAAGCTTAGCCTCCTCTGGCCTCTCTCAGAGCCAACATTCCCTAGACTCATTCAGATCAACATTTTCATCTCTTAGTGATGGACACAGTCTCAGTTCTCTCCTAGAGCAAATTAGGCGACTGCCACCTACCGCTTCTGGTCAGATAGATAATCTGTACGTGGATGTTATGATGCTGTTAGGTGATATCTTAGAGATCCAGCTTCAAAGATATCAAGAAGCCCAGGGAGGGGCGACTGCTGCCCACAGCAACAAAGACATGGCATGCAGACCCAAACAAAG GTTATCAGAAGAGTTACCTGATGAGGTGGACCAGTGTCGGGTCTGCCACAGTGGCGACAGCTCACCAACCAACCCACTGTTATCACCGTGTCACTGTTCAGGGAGTGTGCGCTTCATTCACCTCGACTGCCTGAAGAAATGGATCAAGTCAAGGATCGATTTTG GATTAGGCCCCTACACTGTCAGAAGATGTGAACTTTGTATGTGGAGGCTGAGACTGGACCCGAATACATTTGACTTGGACAAGTAttacaaagaacagaaagag GTGGACGCCGTCTCTTTCCTATTAATTCTCCGAGAAATAGCTGGAGGGTTTTCCTTCAGGACTTTGCTCGCGAAAGCTTTTCTACCAGCGAGGATGACACGTTCCTGCCCACTCACCAGG GTGCAGATATGGTCACTGCTTCCCTACCTAATAAGGATGAGACTcagaagaaacagacagaggacGAGAAGCGCACCAGAGTCGTCTGACACTTGA
- the LOC115024556 gene encoding E3 ubiquitin-protein ligase MARCH7-like isoform X7, translating into MFWDQKCAREKLQSPPCSSGENGSSEPGSLWNKGSVSCLQAISSATESMNADLAITSKSPLASRWNRERPSHYHNKHKSEHVKDGGLNGSTHGEMSEQTQSRDILRSNNKMKHLFSKTNIEEIRDCERPSSAETLDDFLGDTTPVPHLCIFDQMSSESEEEEEEEDELLASWQESRERTADKSSLASSGLSQSQHSLDSFRSTFSSLSDGHSLSSLLEQIRRLPPTASGQIDNLYVDVMMLLGDILEIQLQRYQEAQGGATAAHSNKDMACRPKQRLSEELPDEVDQCRVCHSGDSSPTNPLLSPCHCSGSVRFIHLDCLKKWIKSRIDFGLGPYTVRRCELCMWRLRLDPNTFDLDKYYKEQKEVDAVSFLLILREIAGGFSFRTLLAKAFLPARMTRSCPLTRVQIWSLLPYLIRMRLRRNRQRTRSAPESSDT; encoded by the exons ATGTTTTGG GATCAAAAGTGTGCTCGAGAGAAG CTGCAGTCGCCCCCCTGCAGCTCTGGGGAAAATGGTTCGTCTGAGCCAGGGAGCTTGTGGAATAAAGGCTCGGTGTCCTGCCTTCAAGCTATCTCCAGTGCAACCGAAAGCATGAACGCAGACCTGGCAATAACTTCAAAGTCCCCCCTGGCATCCAGAT GGAACAGAGAACGCCCTTCACACTATCACAACAAGCACAAGTCGGAGCATGTGAAAGACGGAGGATTAAATGGATCCACCCATGGGGAGATGAGCGAGCAAACACAAAGCCGAGACATCCTGAGGAGCAATAACAAGATGAAACACCTTttcagcaaaacaaacattgagGAGATCAGAGACTGTGAGCGTCCCTCCAGTGCGGAGACTCTTGACGACTTCCTGGGAGATACCACCCCTGTGCCACATCTTTGCATATTTGATCAAATGTCCAGTGAatctgaagaggaggaggaggaagaagatgagtTATTAGCCTCTTGGCAGGAATCAAGAGAGAGGACAGCTGATAAGTCAAGCTTAGCCTCCTCTGGCCTCTCTCAGAGCCAACATTCCCTAGACTCATTCAGATCAACATTTTCATCTCTTAGTGATGGACACAGTCTCAGTTCTCTCCTAGAGCAAATTAGGCGACTGCCACCTACCGCTTCTGGTCAGATAGATAATCTGTACGTGGATGTTATGATGCTGTTAGGTGATATCTTAGAGATCCAGCTTCAAAGATATCAAGAAGCCCAGGGAGGGGCGACTGCTGCCCACAGCAACAAAGACATGGCATGCAGACCCAAACAAAG GTTATCAGAAGAGTTACCTGATGAGGTGGACCAGTGTCGGGTCTGCCACAGTGGCGACAGCTCACCAACCAACCCACTGTTATCACCGTGTCACTGTTCAGGGAGTGTGCGCTTCATTCACCTCGACTGCCTGAAGAAATGGATCAAGTCAAGGATCGATTTTG GATTAGGCCCCTACACTGTCAGAAGATGTGAACTTTGTATGTGGAGGCTGAGACTGGACCCGAATACATTTGACTTGGACAAGTAttacaaagaacagaaagag GTGGACGCCGTCTCTTTCCTATTAATTCTCCGAGAAATAGCTGGAGGGTTTTCCTTCAGGACTTTGCTCGCGAAAGCTTTTCTACCAGCGAGGATGACACGTTCCTGCCCACTCACCAGG GTGCAGATATGGTCACTGCTTCCCTACCTAATAAGGATGAGACTcagaagaaacagacagaggacGAGAAGCGCACCAGAGTCGTCTGACACTTGA
- the LOC115024556 gene encoding E3 ubiquitin-protein ligase MARCH7-like isoform X2, giving the protein MFWVRKKQRDLDHQDQKCAREKVGTEVKGEIPGMLPLSTLSQTMSPARKASKSPPCSSGENGSSEPGSLWNKGSVSCLQAISSATESMNADLAITSKSPLASRWNRERPSHYHNKHKSEHVKDGGLNGSTHGEMSEQTQSRDILRSNNKMKHLFSKTNIEEIRDCERPSSAETLDDFLGDTTPVPHLCIFDQMSSESEEEEEEEDELLASWQESRERTADKSSLASSGLSQSQHSLDSFRSTFSSLSDGHSLSSLLEQIRRLPPTASGQIDNLYVDVMMLLGDILEIQLQRYQEAQGGATAAHSNKDMACRPKQRLSEELPDEVDQCRVCHSGDSSPTNPLLSPCHCSGSVRFIHLDCLKKWIKSRIDFGLGPYTVRRCELCMWRLRLDPNTFDLDKYYKEQKEVDAVSFLLILREIAGGFSFRTLLAKAFLPARMTRSCPLTRVQIWSLLPYLIRMRLRRNRQRTRSAPESSDT; this is encoded by the exons ATGTTTTGGGTGCGAAAGAAACAACGAGATTTGGACCATCAG GATCAAAAGTGTGCTCGAGAGAAGGTAGGTACAGAGGTGAAAGGAGAGATTCCTGGCATGCTGCCTCTTTCAACACTATCACAGACTATGTCTCCTGCAAGGAAGGCTTCAAAG TCGCCCCCCTGCAGCTCTGGGGAAAATGGTTCGTCTGAGCCAGGGAGCTTGTGGAATAAAGGCTCGGTGTCCTGCCTTCAAGCTATCTCCAGTGCAACCGAAAGCATGAACGCAGACCTGGCAATAACTTCAAAGTCCCCCCTGGCATCCAGAT GGAACAGAGAACGCCCTTCACACTATCACAACAAGCACAAGTCGGAGCATGTGAAAGACGGAGGATTAAATGGATCCACCCATGGGGAGATGAGCGAGCAAACACAAAGCCGAGACATCCTGAGGAGCAATAACAAGATGAAACACCTTttcagcaaaacaaacattgagGAGATCAGAGACTGTGAGCGTCCCTCCAGTGCGGAGACTCTTGACGACTTCCTGGGAGATACCACCCCTGTGCCACATCTTTGCATATTTGATCAAATGTCCAGTGAatctgaagaggaggaggaggaagaagatgagtTATTAGCCTCTTGGCAGGAATCAAGAGAGAGGACAGCTGATAAGTCAAGCTTAGCCTCCTCTGGCCTCTCTCAGAGCCAACATTCCCTAGACTCATTCAGATCAACATTTTCATCTCTTAGTGATGGACACAGTCTCAGTTCTCTCCTAGAGCAAATTAGGCGACTGCCACCTACCGCTTCTGGTCAGATAGATAATCTGTACGTGGATGTTATGATGCTGTTAGGTGATATCTTAGAGATCCAGCTTCAAAGATATCAAGAAGCCCAGGGAGGGGCGACTGCTGCCCACAGCAACAAAGACATGGCATGCAGACCCAAACAAAG GTTATCAGAAGAGTTACCTGATGAGGTGGACCAGTGTCGGGTCTGCCACAGTGGCGACAGCTCACCAACCAACCCACTGTTATCACCGTGTCACTGTTCAGGGAGTGTGCGCTTCATTCACCTCGACTGCCTGAAGAAATGGATCAAGTCAAGGATCGATTTTG GATTAGGCCCCTACACTGTCAGAAGATGTGAACTTTGTATGTGGAGGCTGAGACTGGACCCGAATACATTTGACTTGGACAAGTAttacaaagaacagaaagag GTGGACGCCGTCTCTTTCCTATTAATTCTCCGAGAAATAGCTGGAGGGTTTTCCTTCAGGACTTTGCTCGCGAAAGCTTTTCTACCAGCGAGGATGACACGTTCCTGCCCACTCACCAGG GTGCAGATATGGTCACTGCTTCCCTACCTAATAAGGATGAGACTcagaagaaacagacagaggacGAGAAGCGCACCAGAGTCGTCTGACACTTGA
- the LOC115024556 gene encoding E3 ubiquitin-protein ligase MARCH7-like isoform X6, giving the protein MLPLSTLSQTMSPARKASKSPPCSSGENGSSEPGSLWNKGSVSCLQAISSATESMNADLAITSKSPLASRWNRERPSHYHNKHKSEHVKDGGLNGSTHGEMSEQTQSRDILRSNNKMKHLFSKTNIEEIRDCERPSSAETLDDFLGDTTPVPHLCIFDQMSSESEEEEEEEDELLASWQESRERTADKSSLASSGLSQSQHSLDSFRSTFSSLSDGHSLSSLLEQIRRLPPTASGQIDNLYVDVMMLLGDILEIQLQRYQEAQGGATAAHSNKDMACRPKQRLSEELPDEVDQCRVCHSGDSSPTNPLLSPCHCSGSVRFIHLDCLKKWIKSRIDFGLGPYTVRRCELCMWRLRLDPNTFDLDKYYKEQKEVDAVSFLLILREIAGGFSFRTLLAKAFLPARMTRSCPLTRVQIWSLLPYLIRMRLRRNRQRTRSAPESSDT; this is encoded by the exons ATGCTGCCTCTTTCAACACTATCACAGACTATGTCTCCTGCAAGGAAGGCTTCAAAG TCGCCCCCCTGCAGCTCTGGGGAAAATGGTTCGTCTGAGCCAGGGAGCTTGTGGAATAAAGGCTCGGTGTCCTGCCTTCAAGCTATCTCCAGTGCAACCGAAAGCATGAACGCAGACCTGGCAATAACTTCAAAGTCCCCCCTGGCATCCAGAT GGAACAGAGAACGCCCTTCACACTATCACAACAAGCACAAGTCGGAGCATGTGAAAGACGGAGGATTAAATGGATCCACCCATGGGGAGATGAGCGAGCAAACACAAAGCCGAGACATCCTGAGGAGCAATAACAAGATGAAACACCTTttcagcaaaacaaacattgagGAGATCAGAGACTGTGAGCGTCCCTCCAGTGCGGAGACTCTTGACGACTTCCTGGGAGATACCACCCCTGTGCCACATCTTTGCATATTTGATCAAATGTCCAGTGAatctgaagaggaggaggaggaagaagatgagtTATTAGCCTCTTGGCAGGAATCAAGAGAGAGGACAGCTGATAAGTCAAGCTTAGCCTCCTCTGGCCTCTCTCAGAGCCAACATTCCCTAGACTCATTCAGATCAACATTTTCATCTCTTAGTGATGGACACAGTCTCAGTTCTCTCCTAGAGCAAATTAGGCGACTGCCACCTACCGCTTCTGGTCAGATAGATAATCTGTACGTGGATGTTATGATGCTGTTAGGTGATATCTTAGAGATCCAGCTTCAAAGATATCAAGAAGCCCAGGGAGGGGCGACTGCTGCCCACAGCAACAAAGACATGGCATGCAGACCCAAACAAAG GTTATCAGAAGAGTTACCTGATGAGGTGGACCAGTGTCGGGTCTGCCACAGTGGCGACAGCTCACCAACCAACCCACTGTTATCACCGTGTCACTGTTCAGGGAGTGTGCGCTTCATTCACCTCGACTGCCTGAAGAAATGGATCAAGTCAAGGATCGATTTTG GATTAGGCCCCTACACTGTCAGAAGATGTGAACTTTGTATGTGGAGGCTGAGACTGGACCCGAATACATTTGACTTGGACAAGTAttacaaagaacagaaagag GTGGACGCCGTCTCTTTCCTATTAATTCTCCGAGAAATAGCTGGAGGGTTTTCCTTCAGGACTTTGCTCGCGAAAGCTTTTCTACCAGCGAGGATGACACGTTCCTGCCCACTCACCAGG GTGCAGATATGGTCACTGCTTCCCTACCTAATAAGGATGAGACTcagaagaaacagacagaggacGAGAAGCGCACCAGAGTCGTCTGACACTTGA
- the LOC115024556 gene encoding E3 ubiquitin-protein ligase MARCH7-like isoform X1 translates to MFWVRKKQRDLDHQDQKCAREKVGTEVKGEIPGMLPLSTLSQTMSPARKASKLQSPPCSSGENGSSEPGSLWNKGSVSCLQAISSATESMNADLAITSKSPLASRWNRERPSHYHNKHKSEHVKDGGLNGSTHGEMSEQTQSRDILRSNNKMKHLFSKTNIEEIRDCERPSSAETLDDFLGDTTPVPHLCIFDQMSSESEEEEEEEDELLASWQESRERTADKSSLASSGLSQSQHSLDSFRSTFSSLSDGHSLSSLLEQIRRLPPTASGQIDNLYVDVMMLLGDILEIQLQRYQEAQGGATAAHSNKDMACRPKQRLSEELPDEVDQCRVCHSGDSSPTNPLLSPCHCSGSVRFIHLDCLKKWIKSRIDFGLGPYTVRRCELCMWRLRLDPNTFDLDKYYKEQKEVDAVSFLLILREIAGGFSFRTLLAKAFLPARMTRSCPLTRVQIWSLLPYLIRMRLRRNRQRTRSAPESSDT, encoded by the exons ATGTTTTGGGTGCGAAAGAAACAACGAGATTTGGACCATCAG GATCAAAAGTGTGCTCGAGAGAAGGTAGGTACAGAGGTGAAAGGAGAGATTCCTGGCATGCTGCCTCTTTCAACACTATCACAGACTATGTCTCCTGCAAGGAAGGCTTCAAAG CTGCAGTCGCCCCCCTGCAGCTCTGGGGAAAATGGTTCGTCTGAGCCAGGGAGCTTGTGGAATAAAGGCTCGGTGTCCTGCCTTCAAGCTATCTCCAGTGCAACCGAAAGCATGAACGCAGACCTGGCAATAACTTCAAAGTCCCCCCTGGCATCCAGAT GGAACAGAGAACGCCCTTCACACTATCACAACAAGCACAAGTCGGAGCATGTGAAAGACGGAGGATTAAATGGATCCACCCATGGGGAGATGAGCGAGCAAACACAAAGCCGAGACATCCTGAGGAGCAATAACAAGATGAAACACCTTttcagcaaaacaaacattgagGAGATCAGAGACTGTGAGCGTCCCTCCAGTGCGGAGACTCTTGACGACTTCCTGGGAGATACCACCCCTGTGCCACATCTTTGCATATTTGATCAAATGTCCAGTGAatctgaagaggaggaggaggaagaagatgagtTATTAGCCTCTTGGCAGGAATCAAGAGAGAGGACAGCTGATAAGTCAAGCTTAGCCTCCTCTGGCCTCTCTCAGAGCCAACATTCCCTAGACTCATTCAGATCAACATTTTCATCTCTTAGTGATGGACACAGTCTCAGTTCTCTCCTAGAGCAAATTAGGCGACTGCCACCTACCGCTTCTGGTCAGATAGATAATCTGTACGTGGATGTTATGATGCTGTTAGGTGATATCTTAGAGATCCAGCTTCAAAGATATCAAGAAGCCCAGGGAGGGGCGACTGCTGCCCACAGCAACAAAGACATGGCATGCAGACCCAAACAAAG GTTATCAGAAGAGTTACCTGATGAGGTGGACCAGTGTCGGGTCTGCCACAGTGGCGACAGCTCACCAACCAACCCACTGTTATCACCGTGTCACTGTTCAGGGAGTGTGCGCTTCATTCACCTCGACTGCCTGAAGAAATGGATCAAGTCAAGGATCGATTTTG GATTAGGCCCCTACACTGTCAGAAGATGTGAACTTTGTATGTGGAGGCTGAGACTGGACCCGAATACATTTGACTTGGACAAGTAttacaaagaacagaaagag GTGGACGCCGTCTCTTTCCTATTAATTCTCCGAGAAATAGCTGGAGGGTTTTCCTTCAGGACTTTGCTCGCGAAAGCTTTTCTACCAGCGAGGATGACACGTTCCTGCCCACTCACCAGG GTGCAGATATGGTCACTGCTTCCCTACCTAATAAGGATGAGACTcagaagaaacagacagaggacGAGAAGCGCACCAGAGTCGTCTGACACTTGA
- the LOC115024556 gene encoding E3 ubiquitin-protein ligase MARCH7-like isoform X4, protein MFWDQKCAREKVGTEVKGEIPGMLPLSTLSQTMSPARKASKSPPCSSGENGSSEPGSLWNKGSVSCLQAISSATESMNADLAITSKSPLASRWNRERPSHYHNKHKSEHVKDGGLNGSTHGEMSEQTQSRDILRSNNKMKHLFSKTNIEEIRDCERPSSAETLDDFLGDTTPVPHLCIFDQMSSESEEEEEEEDELLASWQESRERTADKSSLASSGLSQSQHSLDSFRSTFSSLSDGHSLSSLLEQIRRLPPTASGQIDNLYVDVMMLLGDILEIQLQRYQEAQGGATAAHSNKDMACRPKQRLSEELPDEVDQCRVCHSGDSSPTNPLLSPCHCSGSVRFIHLDCLKKWIKSRIDFGLGPYTVRRCELCMWRLRLDPNTFDLDKYYKEQKEVDAVSFLLILREIAGGFSFRTLLAKAFLPARMTRSCPLTRVQIWSLLPYLIRMRLRRNRQRTRSAPESSDT, encoded by the exons ATGTTTTGG GATCAAAAGTGTGCTCGAGAGAAGGTAGGTACAGAGGTGAAAGGAGAGATTCCTGGCATGCTGCCTCTTTCAACACTATCACAGACTATGTCTCCTGCAAGGAAGGCTTCAAAG TCGCCCCCCTGCAGCTCTGGGGAAAATGGTTCGTCTGAGCCAGGGAGCTTGTGGAATAAAGGCTCGGTGTCCTGCCTTCAAGCTATCTCCAGTGCAACCGAAAGCATGAACGCAGACCTGGCAATAACTTCAAAGTCCCCCCTGGCATCCAGAT GGAACAGAGAACGCCCTTCACACTATCACAACAAGCACAAGTCGGAGCATGTGAAAGACGGAGGATTAAATGGATCCACCCATGGGGAGATGAGCGAGCAAACACAAAGCCGAGACATCCTGAGGAGCAATAACAAGATGAAACACCTTttcagcaaaacaaacattgagGAGATCAGAGACTGTGAGCGTCCCTCCAGTGCGGAGACTCTTGACGACTTCCTGGGAGATACCACCCCTGTGCCACATCTTTGCATATTTGATCAAATGTCCAGTGAatctgaagaggaggaggaggaagaagatgagtTATTAGCCTCTTGGCAGGAATCAAGAGAGAGGACAGCTGATAAGTCAAGCTTAGCCTCCTCTGGCCTCTCTCAGAGCCAACATTCCCTAGACTCATTCAGATCAACATTTTCATCTCTTAGTGATGGACACAGTCTCAGTTCTCTCCTAGAGCAAATTAGGCGACTGCCACCTACCGCTTCTGGTCAGATAGATAATCTGTACGTGGATGTTATGATGCTGTTAGGTGATATCTTAGAGATCCAGCTTCAAAGATATCAAGAAGCCCAGGGAGGGGCGACTGCTGCCCACAGCAACAAAGACATGGCATGCAGACCCAAACAAAG GTTATCAGAAGAGTTACCTGATGAGGTGGACCAGTGTCGGGTCTGCCACAGTGGCGACAGCTCACCAACCAACCCACTGTTATCACCGTGTCACTGTTCAGGGAGTGTGCGCTTCATTCACCTCGACTGCCTGAAGAAATGGATCAAGTCAAGGATCGATTTTG GATTAGGCCCCTACACTGTCAGAAGATGTGAACTTTGTATGTGGAGGCTGAGACTGGACCCGAATACATTTGACTTGGACAAGTAttacaaagaacagaaagag GTGGACGCCGTCTCTTTCCTATTAATTCTCCGAGAAATAGCTGGAGGGTTTTCCTTCAGGACTTTGCTCGCGAAAGCTTTTCTACCAGCGAGGATGACACGTTCCTGCCCACTCACCAGG GTGCAGATATGGTCACTGCTTCCCTACCTAATAAGGATGAGACTcagaagaaacagacagaggacGAGAAGCGCACCAGAGTCGTCTGACACTTGA